Proteins from one Amycolatopsis benzoatilytica AK 16/65 genomic window:
- a CDS encoding CBASS oligonucleotide cyclase, whose protein sequence is MGYIDDAFAKLKHNLEITQTEQNLAKARHEAIRDFVKSHWDLADDFLTGSYRRDTKTKKLKDIDIFVVLDADGTQAGFRGQAPIQVINALETLLRQKWSAAARDGMAVVIPFGADDDVMSIDVVPAFKREDGGYYIPNPSAGDWLATNPKRHHELSIAKNADCDGKHVPFVKMIKGINRELGEPVSPSFLLEVMAQSLVKPPIGRYQDEIVLFLATAAERIGDEWLDPARSRRRRQRRHERHPETRRGRRAQQSTRHRRAGGRPGGRRPRPRRLRRVEEALREPDD, encoded by the coding sequence ATGGGATACATCGACGACGCCTTCGCCAAGCTCAAGCACAACCTGGAGATCACCCAGACCGAGCAGAACCTGGCCAAGGCGCGGCACGAGGCCATCCGCGACTTCGTCAAGTCGCACTGGGACCTCGCCGACGACTTCCTCACCGGCAGCTACCGGCGCGACACCAAGACCAAGAAGCTCAAGGACATCGACATCTTCGTCGTCCTCGACGCCGACGGCACCCAGGCCGGCTTCCGCGGCCAGGCCCCTATCCAGGTCATCAACGCCCTGGAGACCCTGCTCCGCCAGAAGTGGAGCGCCGCCGCCCGCGACGGCATGGCGGTCGTCATCCCCTTCGGGGCCGACGACGACGTCATGTCCATCGACGTGGTCCCCGCCTTCAAGCGGGAGGACGGCGGCTACTACATCCCCAACCCGTCGGCGGGTGACTGGCTCGCGACCAACCCCAAGCGCCACCACGAGCTGAGCATCGCCAAGAACGCCGACTGCGACGGCAAGCACGTGCCCTTCGTCAAGATGATCAAGGGCATCAACCGCGAGCTCGGCGAACCCGTCTCGCCCTCCTTCCTGCTGGAGGTCATGGCCCAGTCCCTGGTGAAGCCGCCGATCGGGCGCTACCAGGACGAGATCGTGCTGTTCCTGGCCACCGCCGCCGAACGCATCGGCGACGAGTGGCTCGACCCCGCCCGGTCTCGGCGGCGACGTCAACGCCGTCATGAACGCCACCCAGAAACTCGCCGCGGCCGACGCGCTCAACAAAGCACGCGTCATCGCCGAGCGGGCGGTCGACCTGGAGGACGACGGCCAAGACCGCGCCGCCTACGACGAGTGGAGGAAGCTCTTCGGGAACCGGATGACTAA
- a CDS encoding S-4TM family putative pore-forming effector, with the protein MNLSTDPAGVRGIPPRAIHERQLDDDMLLLQRAAAASHQRGQLFEAVRVDAAVLLAAAGVLITLIGHGRTAVSIVGFFWSVVSAFLLKGLAGNTARQGALLQEMFDTALFHMPWRATVAGDPIPEPDVRRLARQLPRGGKKDKRITDGWYDPTHDVHHPYDVFIAQEQNLSWDARMRRRYSHLIATAAFLWTAIGLVVGLAVANATLLDTLLSFFVPSLAAYQIAYEIWSSQRKVADERERLAKIVNTELNNGRPGSVPDPELHRLRNVARDVQDGVLRTRLDPARVPEWFYKRFRDDDERDFGDTAEGHRVRLAQGAPSST; encoded by the coding sequence ATGAACCTCTCCACCGACCCTGCCGGCGTTCGTGGGATACCGCCTCGGGCCATCCACGAACGGCAGCTCGACGACGACATGTTGCTCCTGCAGCGCGCCGCGGCGGCAAGTCACCAACGTGGCCAGCTCTTCGAGGCCGTCCGCGTCGACGCCGCCGTGCTACTAGCCGCCGCCGGTGTCCTGATCACGCTGATCGGACATGGCCGAACCGCGGTCTCGATCGTCGGCTTCTTCTGGTCCGTCGTCTCCGCGTTCCTGCTCAAGGGCCTCGCCGGGAACACCGCCCGCCAAGGCGCCCTGCTCCAAGAGATGTTCGACACCGCCCTGTTCCACATGCCCTGGCGCGCCACCGTCGCCGGCGACCCGATCCCCGAACCAGACGTCCGCCGCCTCGCCCGCCAACTCCCGCGAGGTGGCAAGAAGGACAAGCGCATCACCGACGGCTGGTACGACCCCACCCACGACGTTCACCACCCCTACGACGTCTTCATCGCCCAGGAACAAAACCTCTCCTGGGACGCACGCATGCGCCGCCGCTACAGCCACCTCATCGCCACCGCCGCATTCCTGTGGACCGCCATCGGTTTGGTCGTCGGTCTCGCGGTCGCGAACGCCACACTGCTCGACACCCTCCTCAGCTTCTTCGTCCCGTCCCTGGCCGCCTACCAGATCGCCTACGAGATCTGGTCCAGCCAACGAAAGGTGGCCGACGAACGCGAACGACTCGCCAAGATCGTCAATACCGAGCTGAACAACGGACGCCCCGGCTCAGTGCCCGACCCGGAATTGCACCGCCTACGCAACGTGGCCCGCGATGTCCAGGACGGCGTCCTCCGCACTCGCCTAGACCCGGCCCGAGTACCCGAGTGGTTCTACAAACGCTTCCGCGACGATGACGAACGCGACTTCGGCGACACCGCAGAAGGTCACCGCGTCCGCCTTGCCCAAGGGGCACCCTCATCTACATAG
- a CDS encoding AAA family ATPase — MKVQECVLSEEVVTADSVEAALWDAIVVPEAIKDRLRNQTLLSLLVRPDLPFAVTALHGLCTLYGPPGTGKTTLARGLPAQVARFVPGGEVRRIEINPHGLMSAEHGQSQRRVSELLGEYVPGLASDGVPTVVILDEVESMAVARSAASLAANPADVHRATDAVLTALDLNAAEHPHLFFVATSNFTTALDEAFLSRSDAAILVPLPEPEALREILASTLLALADKYPPLGDLARSSAINRIAEAANGLDGRRTRKVVFEALAQRLDTVLDPGSLTEDDLAAAVSNAVAETSQPEESHAAH; from the coding sequence ATGAAGGTTCAGGAGTGCGTGCTGTCCGAGGAGGTGGTCACCGCCGACTCAGTGGAGGCTGCGCTGTGGGACGCCATCGTGGTGCCGGAGGCGATCAAGGATCGGTTGCGCAACCAGACCTTGTTGTCGCTGCTCGTCCGGCCTGACCTGCCGTTCGCGGTGACGGCGTTGCACGGGTTGTGCACCCTCTACGGACCGCCCGGCACCGGCAAGACGACCCTGGCACGCGGTCTGCCGGCGCAGGTCGCACGCTTCGTTCCCGGCGGCGAGGTGCGGCGGATCGAGATCAACCCGCACGGGCTGATGAGCGCCGAACACGGGCAGTCGCAACGGCGGGTCAGCGAGCTGCTCGGCGAGTACGTGCCAGGGCTGGCGTCGGACGGTGTGCCGACGGTGGTGATCCTGGACGAGGTGGAGTCGATGGCGGTCGCCCGCTCGGCGGCGTCGTTGGCCGCCAACCCGGCCGATGTCCACCGCGCCACCGACGCGGTGCTCACGGCGCTAGACCTCAACGCCGCCGAGCACCCGCACCTGTTCTTCGTCGCGACCAGCAACTTCACCACCGCCCTGGACGAGGCGTTCCTGTCCCGTTCCGACGCCGCCATCCTCGTCCCGCTCCCGGAGCCGGAGGCGCTGCGGGAGATCCTGGCCTCCACGCTGCTCGCGCTCGCCGACAAGTACCCGCCCCTGGGTGACCTGGCGCGTTCCTCGGCGATAAACCGCATCGCCGAGGCCGCGAACGGGTTGGACGGCCGCCGCACGCGCAAGGTGGTCTTCGAAGCCCTGGCTCAGCGGCTGGACACGGTGCTCGACCCCGGCAGCCTCACCGAGGACGACCTGGCCGCCGCGGTGAGCAACGCCGTCGCGGAGACGAGCCAGCCGGAGGAGTCCCATGCGGCGCACTAG